A single window of Zootoca vivipara chromosome 17, rZooViv1.1, whole genome shotgun sequence DNA harbors:
- the ENSA gene encoding alpha-endosulfine: MSDTLGGGDARSDETGEEKQDLQEKEAVIPERAEEAKLKAKYPSLGLQKPGGSDFLMKRLQKGQKYFDSGDYNMAKAKIKNKQLPTAGTDKNLVTGDHIPTPQDLPQRKSSLVTSKLAG; encoded by the exons ATGTCTGACACGCTTGGCGGCGGCGACGCCCGTTCTGACGAGACGGGCGAAGAGAAACAG gattTGCAGGAGAAGGAAGCGGTCATCCCCGAGAGAGCGGAGGAGGCAAAACTCAAAGCCAAATACCCAAGTTTAGGACTCCAGAAACCCGGCGGCTCCGACTTCCTAATGAAAAGACTCCAGAAGGGG CAAAAGTACTTCGACTCCGGGGATTACAACATGGCGAAGGCCAAGATCAAGAACAAGCAGCTGCCAACTGCAGGGACCGACAAGAACTTGGTGACGGGAGACCACATCCCGACGCCGCAAGATCTCCCGCAGAGGAAATCCTCCCTCGTGACCAGCAAGCTGGCAGGGTAA